One Chryseobacterium sp. StRB126 genomic region harbors:
- a CDS encoding glucosaminidase domain-containing protein has product MKRLFLAISLLVLSKFSAQGWATEDQYIQKFAKYAVEEMEKYKIPASITLAQGLLETGGGQSRLAQEGKNHFGIKCKEDWTGKTMKHTDDAPNECFRVYDDPRQSYEDHSIFLSTRKYYTNLFNLDMKDYKAWAYGLKKAGYATNPRYASILITKIEKYKLYEYDNTNSNEVLYAVLKMYPDLKDDRTFMAQLEPSKVTKKAKEPVTVEVPYKQTSYAQQQKRVERIKTKAEILNSILIKSHPNDGLKYIVIPEDTDVRFIANKFKVSESRLMKWNELENETLKKNDIVFLESKNSSGNTATYKAMSGEDMHAIAQKFGIKLHKLYAKNRMDEGQQPSAGQLIYLIDKKPRN; this is encoded by the coding sequence ATGAAAAGACTTTTTCTAGCCATAAGCCTTTTAGTTTTATCAAAATTTTCGGCCCAAGGCTGGGCAACAGAAGATCAATACATTCAGAAATTTGCTAAATATGCAGTAGAAGAAATGGAAAAATATAAAATTCCTGCTTCTATTACTCTTGCTCAGGGACTTCTTGAAACAGGAGGCGGGCAAAGCAGATTAGCACAGGAAGGTAAAAATCACTTCGGAATAAAATGTAAAGAAGACTGGACGGGTAAAACGATGAAACATACGGACGATGCTCCCAACGAATGTTTCCGTGTATATGATGATCCAAGACAATCTTACGAAGATCACTCTATATTTTTATCCACCAGAAAATATTACACAAATCTTTTTAATCTGGATATGAAGGATTACAAAGCGTGGGCTTACGGATTAAAAAAAGCCGGATATGCAACCAATCCACGTTATGCTTCCATCTTAATCACTAAAATTGAAAAGTATAAACTATACGAGTATGACAACACCAATTCTAATGAAGTGTTGTATGCCGTGCTTAAAATGTATCCGGATTTAAAAGACGACAGAACTTTCATGGCACAACTGGAGCCTTCAAAAGTAACAAAGAAAGCTAAAGAGCCGGTGACAGTAGAAGTTCCTTATAAGCAAACTTCTTACGCACAGCAGCAGAAAAGAGTGGAGAGAATCAAAACAAAAGCTGAGATTCTGAATTCTATTCTCATTAAAAGCCACCCGAATGACGGGCTGAAATATATTGTTATTCCTGAAGATACCGATGTAAGATTCATTGCCAATAAATTCAAAGTAAGCGAAAGCCGCCTGATGAAATGGAATGAGCTTGAAAATGAAACATTAAAGAAAAATGATATCGTTTTTCTGGAATCTAAAAATTCCTCAGGAAATACAGCTACTTATAAAGCAATGTCGGGAGAAGACATGCATGCTATTGCCCAGAAATTCGGAATCAAGCTGCATAAGTTATATGCTAAAAACAGAATGGATGAAGGACAACAGCCATCTGCAGGACAGCTTATTTATCTGATTGATAAAAAACCCAGAAACTAA
- a CDS encoding 1-aminocyclopropane-1-carboxylate deaminase/D-cysteine desulfhydrase: MLLQFPTELIPIQEIPIHKNVKLFIKREDLIHPQVSGNKYWKLFYNVNRYLEGNLEKPYIITFGGAFSNHIAAVSAVGNLAGIPTLGIIRGEELQHKWRDNPTLLFAKRNGMNLKFVTREEYRHKEKLTEFLQQEFPEALVVPEGGTNEEAVEGVKMMLNEQTKDFDYLCTAVGTGGTIAGISKFCEDNQKVIGLKVVDDASLENKIFELTLKQNFNLIDSCFGGYGKISDENIRFINNFKEKYDIPLEPIYTGKMMQKVFELIEEGYFPENSRILCFHTGGLQGIEGANLLLEKQNRNLII, from the coding sequence ATGTTATTACAATTCCCTACAGAACTTATTCCCATTCAGGAAATCCCGATTCATAAAAATGTAAAACTCTTCATCAAGAGAGAAGACCTTATTCATCCTCAGGTTTCTGGTAATAAATACTGGAAACTGTTTTATAATGTTAATCGTTATCTGGAAGGAAATCTGGAGAAACCGTATATCATTACATTTGGTGGGGCTTTTTCCAATCATATTGCTGCTGTTTCTGCAGTAGGTAATCTGGCTGGTATTCCAACACTGGGAATTATCAGGGGAGAAGAATTACAACATAAATGGCGTGACAATCCTACTTTACTTTTTGCAAAAAGAAATGGAATGAACCTGAAATTTGTCACCCGTGAAGAATACCGTCATAAAGAAAAACTGACAGAATTCCTGCAGCAAGAGTTTCCTGAGGCGCTGGTAGTTCCGGAAGGAGGAACCAATGAAGAAGCTGTGGAAGGGGTGAAAATGATGCTCAATGAGCAAACAAAAGATTTTGACTATCTTTGCACCGCAGTTGGAACAGGAGGAACCATTGCCGGAATTTCAAAATTCTGTGAAGATAATCAGAAAGTTATAGGATTAAAGGTCGTTGACGATGCTTCACTTGAAAATAAAATTTTTGAATTAACTTTGAAGCAGAATTTTAATCTAATAGATTCATGTTTTGGAGGTTATGGTAAAATAAGTGATGAAAATATCCGTTTTATCAATAATTTCAAAGAGAAATACGACATTCCTCTGGAACCGATTTATACAGGAAAGATGATGCAGAAAGTTTTTGAACTTATTGAAGAAGGCTACTTTCCTGAAAACAGCAGAATATTGTGCTTTCATACTGGAGGATTACAGGGGATTGAGGGTGCTAATCTGCTTTTGGAAAAACAGAATAGAAATTTAATTATATAA
- a CDS encoding membrane protein, which translates to MIIVCQKPLKKLKINGIALFPFIFIRKLEDKENNTLINHEKIHLRQQMEMLVIFFYIFYVIEYYYWFFKLKDGYQAYRRISFEREAYANEHDLNYLKKRKFWNFRKYL; encoded by the coding sequence ATGATAATTGTATGCCAAAAGCCATTAAAAAAACTTAAAATTAACGGCATTGCTCTCTTTCCCTTTATCTTCATTAGGAAACTCGAAGATAAGGAAAATAATACACTTATCAATCACGAAAAGATCCATTTGCGGCAACAGATGGAGATGCTTGTCATATTTTTCTACATTTTCTATGTTATTGAATACTATTACTGGTTTTTTAAGCTAAAAGACGGTTATCAGGCATACAGAAGGATTTCATTTGAAAGAGAAGCCTATGCCAATGAACACGATTTGAATTATCTTAAAAAAAGAAAGTTCTGGAACTTTAGGAAATATTTGTGA
- a CDS encoding DUF5522 domain-containing protein codes for MAHYDIKEGEDFYYNEQGYKVFTEKFHLKRGYCCKSGCRHCPYGYDKKTDTFIKNDKKNK; via the coding sequence ATGGCCCATTATGACATCAAAGAAGGTGAAGACTTTTATTATAATGAACAGGGATATAAAGTTTTTACAGAGAAATTCCATCTGAAAAGGGGATATTGCTGTAAAAGCGGCTGCAGACACTGTCCTTACGGGTACGATAAAAAGACTGATACATTCATTAAAAATGACAAAAAAAATAAATAA
- a CDS encoding DUF4136 domain-containing protein codes for MKKYIFILLAAATLGLTSCSPFQVRSDYAETANFNSYKTYKIRIDDLKLNDIDKDRVLNELSRQLQSKGLQSGENPDLIINVKANHKKITDIQSSSPYGMWGWGGPFGWGVGMNRTWTSNYNEGALIVDLIDAKSNKLVWQGIGSGISVDSPKSKQRQIPEIMAEIMKNYPPQRK; via the coding sequence ATGAAAAAATATATTTTTATTTTGTTGGCAGCAGCTACATTAGGTTTAACTTCTTGTAGCCCGTTTCAGGTACGTTCAGATTATGCTGAAACCGCCAATTTTAATTCTTACAAAACCTATAAAATAAGAATTGATGATCTAAAATTGAATGATATTGATAAAGACAGAGTTCTGAATGAGCTTTCAAGACAGCTTCAGAGCAAAGGACTTCAGTCCGGAGAGAACCCTGATCTTATTATCAATGTAAAAGCAAACCATAAAAAAATCACCGATATACAAAGTTCTTCTCCTTACGGAATGTGGGGCTGGGGTGGCCCATTCGGATGGGGTGTTGGAATGAACAGAACATGGACAAGCAATTACAATGAAGGAGCTCTGATTGTTGACCTTATTGATGCAAAATCCAATAAATTGGTATGGCAGGGTATCGGAAGCGGAATTTCTGTAGATTCTCCAAAATCTAAACAGAGACAGATTCCTGAAATTATGGCTGAGATTATGAAAAATTATCCGCCACAGAGAAAATAA
- a CDS encoding endonuclease yields the protein MKKIILFSLFSGLAYAQAPAGYYNSANGLSGAALKTALSSIITSGHQDKGYNGLWTAYKTTDIDKDYENDGSILDIYSEKPVGTDPYKYTPGSNQCGTYSTEGNCYNREHIVPQSLFSQASPMVADIHFIRATDGKVNGMRSNYPFGKVGSATFTSQNGSKLGNSASSGYSGTVFEPIDEFKGDVARMIFYFVTRYQSKLSSFSSGNMLGSSAFPGLQTWELNVLLAWHNQDPVSQAEIKRNNASYTYQGNRNPFIDNPSYVNLIWGSQQPTGDTQAPTAATSLAVSAKTSNSISLTWNAATDNVGVSAYNVYMNGSLQTAVSSTSTTISGLTPSTTYSFYVVAKDAAGNSSSNSSTVSGTTNAGTTNPNPSTDCANENFESIPAASSTYSAKTWSNGGISWTATDARTDQTINNKAITIRNGSLTSGSSANGIGSLTVTTQLKFSGNNDAFDVKVNGATVGTIPYSTTATTTTINNINVSGNITVSLVNKSTSNRVAIDDLKWTCYSGTSARQSQNVASETAQTFKITPNPITNQEITVKGDVQNIKKAEIYTLQGKVLQTIDRPFRNGNIIRTGTLNQGVYILKLDGTTMQFLVK from the coding sequence ATGAAAAAAATTATCTTATTCTCTTTATTCTCGGGACTTGCCTATGCTCAGGCTCCAGCAGGATACTATAACTCTGCCAACGGATTGAGTGGTGCTGCTTTGAAAACTGCTTTGAGCAGCATTATCACCAGCGGACATCAGGATAAAGGCTACAACGGATTATGGACAGCCTATAAGACCACTGACATTGATAAAGACTACGAAAATGACGGGTCTATCCTTGATATTTATTCGGAAAAACCTGTAGGTACCGATCCTTATAAATACACACCCGGATCTAACCAGTGTGGAACTTATTCTACGGAAGGAAACTGCTATAACAGAGAGCATATTGTCCCTCAAAGTTTATTCAGTCAGGCTTCACCAATGGTAGCTGATATTCACTTCATCAGAGCTACGGATGGTAAAGTAAATGGAATGAGAAGTAACTATCCGTTCGGAAAAGTGGGAAGTGCTACTTTTACTTCTCAAAATGGATCAAAATTGGGTAATTCTGCTTCTTCAGGATATTCAGGGACAGTTTTTGAGCCGATTGATGAGTTTAAAGGGGATGTTGCCCGTATGATCTTCTATTTTGTAACGCGTTATCAGAGTAAACTTTCTTCTTTTTCTTCTGGAAATATGCTGGGAAGTTCTGCGTTTCCAGGACTTCAGACCTGGGAACTGAATGTTCTTTTAGCATGGCATAATCAGGATCCGGTTTCTCAGGCTGAAATCAAGAGAAATAATGCTTCTTATACTTATCAGGGTAACAGAAACCCTTTTATTGATAATCCAAGCTATGTAAATCTTATCTGGGGCTCTCAACAACCTACAGGTGATACCCAGGCTCCGACAGCTGCTACAAGCTTAGCCGTTTCTGCCAAAACATCCAACAGTATTTCTCTTACATGGAATGCTGCTACAGATAATGTTGGTGTGTCTGCTTACAATGTTTACATGAATGGAAGTCTGCAAACTGCGGTAAGTTCAACTTCTACGACAATTTCGGGATTAACACCATCTACAACTTATAGTTTCTATGTTGTGGCTAAGGATGCGGCAGGAAATTCGTCTTCTAACAGTTCTACCGTTTCAGGAACAACAAATGCCGGAACAACCAACCCTAATCCATCCACGGATTGTGCCAATGAAAATTTTGAATCCATTCCAGCTGCAAGTTCTACCTATTCTGCCAAAACATGGAGTAATGGTGGTATTTCCTGGACTGCTACGGATGCAAGAACTGACCAAACGATCAATAATAAAGCAATTACTATAAGAAATGGATCTTTAACATCGGGAAGTTCTGCTAATGGCATTGGTTCTTTAACAGTAACTACACAGTTGAAATTTTCAGGAAATAATGATGCCTTTGATGTGAAAGTAAACGGAGCTACAGTAGGTACAATTCCTTACAGTACTACAGCTACAACAACAACCATCAACAATATTAATGTTTCCGGAAATATAACGGTAAGCCTGGTGAATAAGTCAACCAGCAACAGAGTGGCTATTGATGATCTGAAATGGACATGTTATTCCGGAACTTCTGCCAGACAATCTCAAAATGTTGCCTCAGAGACTGCTCAAACTTTTAAAATCACCCCTAACCCGATCACTAATCAGGAGATTACTGTAAAAGGTGATGTTCAGAATATCAAAAAGGCTGAGATCTATACCTTACAAGGGAAAGTTCTGCAAACGATTGACAGACCTTTCAGAAATGGAAATATAATCAGAACCGGAACGCTTAATCAGGGAGTTTATATTTTAAAACTGGATGGAACTACAATGCAGTTTTTAGTAAAATAA
- a CDS encoding LemA family protein: MNQTVAIILFGLLIVAVISFLINLYNKLVLLKFNVDKAYSNIDVVLKQRADEIPNLVSVAKNFMNYEKDILIKLTELRTVYNTTTDSDKKTELANETSKALSSFFAVSENYPELRSNNNFLELQKRISELENKISDRREFFNDSVNLYNIGIHEFPNVILAKMLGYKDKTLLEVTDQEKQYHGVQF, from the coding sequence ATGAATCAAACCGTAGCCATCATATTATTCGGCCTGCTGATTGTAGCAGTGATAAGCTTTCTGATTAACCTGTATAACAAATTAGTGTTGCTCAAATTCAATGTTGATAAAGCGTATAGCAATATTGATGTTGTTTTGAAGCAGAGAGCTGATGAAATTCCCAATCTGGTAAGTGTAGCCAAAAATTTCATGAACTATGAAAAGGATATTCTTATCAAGCTTACAGAACTGAGAACCGTTTACAATACCACTACAGATTCAGATAAGAAAACAGAATTAGCCAATGAAACATCAAAAGCTTTATCTTCATTCTTTGCTGTATCTGAAAATTATCCGGAACTGAGATCCAATAATAACTTTCTCGAACTTCAGAAAAGAATATCGGAACTGGAAAATAAAATTTCCGACAGAAGAGAGTTTTTCAATGATAGTGTTAACCTTTATAACATCGGAATCCATGAATTCCCGAATGTGATATTGGCAAAAATGTTGGGCTATAAAGATAAAACCCTGCTAGAAGTAACCGATCAGGAAAAACAATACCATGGAGTACAGTTTTAA
- the tssD gene encoding type VI secretion system tube protein TssD: protein MAGNSRGILKFNGGEGQKLLKLNYSVSRATDVSGRVASDPSNALIKVTIEATEKSDVLESLLNSKYKPTSGEINFNKSHEEGTLITLKWENGYVIQHEVDFDAIDSNNMLISFVVSAETITYGNSEYAGLWPSS, encoded by the coding sequence ATGGCAGGAAATTCAAGAGGAATTTTAAAATTCAATGGAGGTGAAGGTCAGAAGTTATTAAAACTTAATTACAGTGTTTCAAGAGCTACCGATGTTTCAGGACGAGTAGCATCAGATCCGTCAAACGCATTGATTAAAGTAACCATCGAAGCAACAGAGAAATCTGATGTTCTGGAAAGCTTACTGAACAGCAAATATAAGCCTACAAGCGGAGAAATTAATTTTAATAAATCTCATGAAGAAGGAACATTAATTACTTTGAAGTGGGAAAACGGATATGTAATCCAACACGAAGTAGACTTTGATGCAATAGACAGCAATAATATGCTGATTAGCTTTGTAGTAAGCGCTGAAACCATTACTTACGGTAATTCTGAATATGCAGGACTTTGGCCAAGCAGCTAA
- a CDS encoding DUF2752 domain-containing protein: MNIEDFMLTCPSKKFLGVECLGCGAQRAIVLVFEGKFSEAFKMYPAVYTVLLFFFILGVSFIDKKRKYSSVFMPLIVINLVIMVVSYVYKHF, from the coding sequence ATGAATATAGAAGATTTTATGCTGACCTGTCCCAGTAAAAAATTTCTGGGCGTGGAATGTTTGGGATGTGGGGCTCAGCGTGCTATTGTTCTGGTCTTTGAAGGAAAGTTCTCAGAAGCATTTAAAATGTATCCTGCTGTATATACTGTATTGCTGTTCTTTTTCATTCTGGGAGTAAGTTTTATAGATAAGAAAAGAAAATATTCTTCTGTCTTTATGCCGTTGATTGTTATCAATCTTGTGATTATGGTCGTTTCCTATGTTTACAAACATTTCTGA
- the namA gene encoding NADPH dehydrogenase NamA, with the protein MLYTPIQFRKVELKNRWVMSPMCMYSCENGMANDFHLVHYGSRAQGGTGLVVVEATGVEPRGRITNHCMGIWNDEQAEKLQRIVEFVHQNSDSKIGIQLAHAGRKGSTWNNLQIPLEEGWETIAPSSIPYHPSERIPHALSTDEVKEQVQNFKKAARRAVKAGFDLIEIHGAHGYLIHQFLSPLSNIRTDEYGGSFENRIRFLIEIVDAVNEELNENTALFVRVSGTEYAESGWDIQDSVALAKVLKEHSVDLVDVSSGGNIHGAKISVFNGYQVPFSSQIRNEADVKTGAVGLITKVEQAEEILQNGEADLIFVAREILRNPYLAVQGSFEMKEDCFFPHQYTRAKISS; encoded by the coding sequence ATGTTATATACTCCAATACAATTCAGGAAAGTAGAATTAAAAAACCGCTGGGTAATGTCTCCCATGTGTATGTATTCATGTGAAAACGGAATGGCAAATGATTTCCATCTGGTGCATTACGGAAGCAGGGCACAGGGTGGAACAGGTTTAGTTGTTGTGGAAGCCACAGGTGTAGAGCCAAGAGGAAGAATTACCAATCACTGCATGGGAATCTGGAATGATGAACAGGCAGAAAAACTACAGAGAATTGTAGAATTTGTTCATCAAAACTCAGACAGTAAAATAGGAATTCAGCTGGCTCATGCCGGAAGAAAAGGCTCCACATGGAATAATTTACAGATTCCTCTTGAAGAAGGTTGGGAAACCATTGCACCGAGCTCCATTCCTTATCATCCTTCAGAAAGAATTCCGCATGCTTTAAGTACAGATGAGGTAAAAGAACAGGTTCAAAACTTTAAGAAAGCAGCCCGAAGAGCGGTAAAAGCAGGATTTGATCTGATTGAAATTCACGGAGCACATGGTTATCTTATCCATCAGTTTCTGTCACCGTTATCCAATATCAGGACCGATGAATATGGCGGAAGTTTTGAGAACAGAATCCGTTTTCTTATTGAAATTGTAGATGCTGTGAATGAAGAACTGAATGAAAATACGGCACTTTTTGTAAGGGTTTCCGGTACCGAATATGCTGAAAGTGGCTGGGATATTCAGGATAGTGTAGCCTTGGCGAAAGTCTTAAAAGAACATTCTGTTGACCTTGTAGATGTATCAAGCGGCGGAAATATCCATGGTGCAAAAATTTCAGTTTTCAATGGATATCAGGTTCCTTTTTCTTCTCAAATAAGAAACGAAGCTGATGTGAAAACCGGAGCTGTAGGTTTAATTACAAAAGTAGAACAAGCTGAGGAAATTCTTCAGAATGGAGAGGCTGATCTGATCTTTGTGGCAAGAGAAATCTTAAGAAATCCATATTTAGCAGTTCAGGGAAGTTTTGAAATGAAAGAAGACTGTTTTTTTCCCCATCAATATACCAGAGCGAAGATCTCCTCATAA
- a CDS encoding cytidine deaminase encodes MKKDIQISYEYFKNSSELSDIEKQLFERAKAARENAYAPYSQFFVGCAVLLENGEIYSGNNQENAAFPSGLCAERTTLFWVAANFPDVKVKKIFVVGGPKEFHEKNPPIPPCGACRQSLIEYETKQHENIDLYFSSMNEEVVKVHAVKDLLPFYFDSSFL; translated from the coding sequence ATGAAAAAAGACATACAGATCAGTTACGAATATTTTAAAAATAGCAGCGAACTGAGCGATATAGAAAAACAATTATTCGAAAGAGCCAAAGCGGCCCGCGAAAATGCTTATGCACCCTACTCACAATTTTTTGTAGGATGTGCTGTATTACTGGAAAACGGAGAAATATACTCCGGAAATAATCAGGAGAATGCAGCTTTCCCTTCAGGGCTTTGTGCAGAAAGAACTACCTTGTTCTGGGTAGCAGCCAACTTTCCTGATGTGAAAGTTAAAAAGATCTTCGTTGTAGGTGGGCCAAAGGAATTTCATGAGAAGAATCCACCGATTCCGCCTTGTGGAGCCTGCCGTCAGAGTTTAATAGAATATGAAACCAAGCAACACGAAAACATCGACCTTTATTTTTCAAGTATGAATGAAGAGGTGGTAAAAGTACATGCGGTGAAAGATTTGTTACCTTTCTATTTTGATTCATCATTTTTATAA
- a CDS encoding IS3 family transposase (programmed frameshift) has protein sequence MDSKKIAFPVQEYSEAFKRQVVSEYERGLFTKSQLQTRYNIRGNSCISSWLIKYGNFTYETKLSKGRPMKDPQQQKIKELEAALLKKEEELKVFRKFIEIAERELKIEIGKKVWFQSIQEIRPYTHLSLEDICRLFGHSKQAYYKRRKQSDSTNNQERIIELVLSIRKKMPKIGTRKLYFLLKDDFEKEKLHIGRDRLFKILRSNYLLIPRRHSYFKTTNSRHWMRKYPNIIKEKELECSEKVWVADITYLKTKERKYYLHLITDAYSKKIVGHELSDNLQTSSTLKALKQAIKNRVYKHPLIHHSDRGLQYCSKEYTEMLKNNDILISMTENSDPYENAVAERVNGILKYEFGLIDTFEDFKNLSQQLDQSIYYYNNLRPHFSLNYNIPSQVHMKNNVKLKTYKKQNQNRKIPTLI, from the exons ATGGATTCAAAAAAAATAGCATTCCCTGTACAGGAATACAGCGAGGCTTTCAAAAGACAGGTTGTCTCCGAATATGAACGGGGATTATTTACGAAATCACAATTACAGACACGATACAATATTCGTGGTAATTCATGTATTTCCAGCTGGTTAATAAAATATGGTAACTTTACTTACGAAACAAAACTAAGTAAAGGTAGACCCATGAAAGATCCACAGCAACAAAAGATTAAAGAACTTGAGGCAGCTTTGTTAAAAAAGGAAGAAGAGCTTAAGGTATTTAGGAAGTTTATAGAAATAGCAGAGCGTGAGCTAAAGATTGAGATTG GTAAAAAAGTCTGGTTCCAATCAATCCAGGAAATAAGGCCGTATACGCATCTTTCACTGGAAGATATCTGCCGATTGTTTGGACACAGTAAACAAGCTTATTACAAAAGAAGAAAACAATCTGATTCTACAAATAATCAAGAAAGGATTATAGAATTGGTGTTATCAATTCGTAAAAAGATGCCTAAAATAGGGACTCGAAAACTTTACTTCTTACTTAAGGATGATTTTGAAAAAGAGAAACTTCATATAGGAAGAGATCGCTTGTTTAAGATTTTAAGATCAAATTATCTTTTAATCCCCAGAAGACACAGCTACTTTAAAACAACGAATTCCAGACATTGGATGAGGAAGTACCCCAATATTATCAAAGAAAAAGAGTTGGAATGTTCAGAGAAAGTCTGGGTTGCAGACATTACCTATCTGAAAACCAAAGAGAGGAAATATTATCTTCATTTGATTACCGATGCCTATTCAAAGAAAATTGTAGGACATGAATTGAGTGATAATTTACAGACAAGCTCTACGTTGAAAGCATTAAAACAGGCTATAAAGAATCGAGTCTACAAACATCCCCTAATTCATCATTCAGACAGAGGCCTGCAGTATTGTAGTAAAGAATACACTGAAATGCTGAAGAATAATGACATTCTCATCAGTATGACAGAGAACTCAGACCCTTATGAAAATGCTGTAGCCGAAAGAGTCAATGGTATTCTGAAATATGAATTTGGATTGATCGATACCTTTGAAGACTTTAAAAATCTCTCACAACAGCTTGATCAATCAATCTATTATTACAATAATTTAAGACCTCATTTTTCTTTGAATTATAATATTCCAAGCCAAGTGCACATGAAAAATAATGTGAAATTAAAAACCTATAAAAAACAAAATCAGAATAGGAAAATTCCTACTCTGATTTAA